One genomic window of Cololabis saira isolate AMF1-May2022 chromosome 3, fColSai1.1, whole genome shotgun sequence includes the following:
- the LOC133440727 gene encoding uncharacterized protein LOC133440727, with amino-acid sequence MSESDEQIRALTELVEQLQAENNRLRDRGNVAFNAETPGPSSQVAADSVGENSVPERVYIYAPRERKCPRFSGVMAQDGLTVEDWVEEARKSLSVRHTSPAEQAAFLSDLLDGEAKREIKFGSPADRANPESIFNILLDNFGCDQTYVTLQRQFFQRRQQDNESIREFSHALLHLMELLKGKDPRGVSHPELVIRDTFIENVRDAKLQRELAHLVQQHPNQSFSQVRNVAIRWEKRGPPSGTQRARAYSCDAQASGVDNCDVDTNAISVKPSDELWELKECLRRQQVQLDAILEHLGPSSSRPPSAHNYVNPQDISSGNRPKPYKFQPDGKPICMRCNRTGHIARFCRVDIGGLPGGVGQRGQGPRVGVQVNAVEHQEN; translated from the coding sequence TAACAGGCTGCGAGACAGGGGTAATGTTGCTTTTAATGCAGAGACCCCTGGGCCATCTAGCCAGGTAGCGGCTGACAGTGTTGGCGAGAACTCAGTACCAGAGCGGGTGTATATTTATGCACCGAGAGAGAGGAAATGTCCACGCTTTTCAGGCGTTATGGCTCAGGATGGTTTAACTGTGGAGGATTGGGTGGAGGAGGCGCGAAAGTCCCTGTCAGTAAGACATACATCTCCAGCTGAACAGGCAGCCTTTCTCAGTGATCTCTTAGATGGGGAAGCTAAGAGGGAAATTAAATTTGGTTCTCCTGCAGACAGAGCAAATCCTGAgtctatttttaatattttattggatAACTTTGGTTGTGATCAGACCTATGTGACACTACAAAGGCAGTTCTTTCAACGCAGACAACAGGATAATGAATCTATCCGTGAATTTTCTCATGCTTTGCTACATTTGATGGAGCTGCTTAAAGGCAAAGATCCACGTGGAGTTTCACACCCAGAATTGGTGATTCGTGACACTTTCATTGAAAATGTACGTGATGCTAAATTACAGCGTGAATTGGCTCACCTGGTTCAGCAGCACCCTAACCAGTCATTTAGTCAAGTACGTAATGTAGCCATCAGATGGGAAAAACGAGGGCCCCCTAGCGGTACTCAAAGAGCTCGGGCTTATTCTTGTGATGCTCAGGCCTCGGGAGTGGATAATTGTGATGTTGATACTAATGCCATTTCTGTTAAACCCAGTGATGAGTTGTGGGAGTTAAAAGAGTGTTTACGCCGACAGCAGGTGCAACTCGATGCCATTCTTGAACACCTAGGCCCCTCTTCCTCTCGCCCCCCCTCTGCGCACAACTATGTGAATCCCCAGGACATCTCCAGTGGCAATAGGCCAAAGCCATACAAATTCCAACCAGATGGTAAACCAATATGCATGCGATGCAATAGAACAGGCCATATTGCAAGGTTTTGTCGGGTGGACATTGGTGGGCTCCCAGGTGGGGTGGGGCAAAGGGGCCAGGGTCCAAGGGTGGGGGTACAGGTGAATGCAGTAGAGCATCAGGAAAACTAG